The genomic window GAAAAACGTTACGGTGCTCAACCGCGGCCGCCACTTCATCGGGCACCTGCGGATGGAGCTCCCGGCAGATGTGACCGGCAGCCAGTCGCGCCTCTCGCTGTGGGATGCCGAGGCCACGGGCACGCTCTCCGCCAAAGGCGGTTCCGCCGAATGGTCGGCGCTGGCGCATGCCACCGAACCCGTGCTGCGTTTCGAACTGGCGGGCGAGGGCCGTCTCAAGGGCGCGAAGTTAGCCTATGTTGCCGAAGAGGCGCGCAATCCCCGTGCGCTGCGCGCCAGCATGCTGCCCAAACCGCGCAACGAGTTTCGCGTGCCCGCCAACCCATCGCCCGAGCTCGAAACACTCGACGACGGGGTGCGGACCGCCGTGCAGAATCTCGCTTCCGGCGGACAGACCGCCGTGGCCTGGATCGAAAAGAAGGCCGGCGATAAAACGCAGCTTTGGCTCAGCGTCCTGCACAGCTTCCCGGACAAGGGCGCGGTGGAACAAGCCGTGGCCGCCGTGCGCGCCGCGGCGAAGGCCGACCAGGCCGCCTGGGTGCAGGCGCACCGCGACTGGTGGCATGCCTACTATCCGCAAAGCTTTGTCTCCATCGGCGACCGCTACTGGGACGCGTTCTACTGGATCCAGCAGTACAAGCTCGCCTGCGCCACGCGCGACAAGGGGTGGATGATCGATAACCAAGGACCATGGCTCCAGCCCACCGCATGGAATGCCCTTTGGTGGAACCTCAATGTGCAGCTGTCGCATAGCGGTGGCTACACCGCCAACCGCCGGGGGGCGGTTTCGGCCATGAGCCATCGGCTCGATACCAACCGCGACAACCTCGCGCGCAACGTGGCCGAACCCTACCGCGCCGATTCCTATGCCATTGGCCGCACGGTGTCGGGGTGGGATTTCCTCGGCCATGCCGGCCAGCCCGGCGGGCGCGATCCGATCGAACCCAACATGGGCCGCGAAACCGGCAACCTGCTGTGGGGACTGCACAACGTCGATCTCGAATGCCGCTATTGGCAGGATGCCGAGCTGCGCGACAACGTGCTCTATCCGCTCCTCACGCGCGCCGTGAACTATTACCGCCACTTCCTGGTGGAAAACAAGGAGGGGCAGCTCTCCCTGCCGGAAACCTACAGCCCCGAATACCGCCGCGCGGCCGACTGCACCTACGATATCGATCTGCTCCACTGGGGTGTCGGGCGCCTGCTCGAACTCTCCGCCGGCAAGGACGAACCGCTGGTTCCCGTCTGGAAGGAGCTGCAGGCCAGGCTTGTGCCGGCGCATGTCGATGCAGAGACCGGACGCATGGTTGGCCGCAACGTCAAGCTGACCGGCGGGCATCGCCACTGGTCGCACCTGCTTGCCATCTATCCGCTGCGCACCCTCACGCCGGAGGCGCCCGCCGACCGCGCGCTGATCGACCAA from Pontiella desulfatans includes these protein-coding regions:
- a CDS encoding glycosyl hydrolase family 95 catalytic domain-containing protein; its protein translation is MKTIQQIFLTAKTQRRKGNELGILSVLASLRSLILATLFLSVAAWAAVPEIDAVDWPVFMAGQDLQWKKLPSKWFEGPFLGNGEQGTLMYQLDHRTLRWDVGCSAAHDHRPIEKDDLTEKNVTVLNRGRHFIGHLRMELPADVTGSQSRLSLWDAEATGTLSAKGGSAEWSALAHATEPVLRFELAGEGRLKGAKLAYVAEEARNPRALRASMLPKPRNEFRVPANPSPELETLDDGVRTAVQNLASGGQTAVAWIEKKAGDKTQLWLSVLHSFPDKGAVEQAVAAVRAAAKADQAAWVQAHRDWWHAYYPQSFVSIGDRYWDAFYWIQQYKLACATRDKGWMIDNQGPWLQPTAWNALWWNLNVQLSHSGGYTANRRGAVSAMSHRLDTNRDNLARNVAEPYRADSYAIGRTVSGWDFLGHAGQPGGRDPIEPNMGRETGNLLWGLHNVDLECRYWQDAELRDNVLYPLLTRAVNYYRHFLVENKEGQLSLPETYSPEYRRAADCTYDIDLLHWGVGRLLELSAGKDEPLVPVWKELQARLVPAHVDAETGRMVGRNVKLTGGHRHWSHLLAIYPLRTLTPEAPADRALIDQSLKHWHSFGRGLAGYAYTGASCMASLLGDGDEALRYLSILKSHLRPNTLYYEIDHLPVMETPLHGATAMQEMLLQSWGGKLRVFPAVPSEWPDAQFHQLRGEGAYLVSARREHGTTQWVLVQSEAGGTVEVDPAMADAQWVASNEATVKKGADGICTIQTEPGATVLFWPKGAARPTPSVAPVAPHGKEHPFGL